In Alphaproteobacteria bacterium, a genomic segment contains:
- a CDS encoding isocitrate lyase/PEP mutase family protein, which produces MTPGEKMRSYLAQPGFVVMPAIWDGLTAKLTAKSGFKTAFLSGSCVAASCLGGPDLDLIGFGEMYDALNKARNAAPDLLILADGDHGYGNAMNVQRTVAAYGRAGAAAVLIEDKLTPRALTAAGKPCLPFEEARMKIRAAVAAAKETGILVMARTDCRPTLGIDEAVARIEMYVAEGAAITFLDSPADENEIRRAVAASGKAPAFSVLTPGQPRAAPSQKDAAALGLKIGTYPTGMLSPAIAGMQAGLDAIGSGAAEAPGALPGKKLREVLGYDAYDAHAKQFVAGT; this is translated from the coding sequence ATGACGCCAGGCGAGAAGATGCGCAGCTATTTGGCCCAGCCGGGCTTCGTGGTCATGCCCGCGATTTGGGATGGGCTGACCGCCAAGCTGACGGCCAAAAGCGGCTTCAAGACCGCGTTTCTGTCGGGCTCCTGCGTCGCGGCGAGTTGCTTGGGCGGCCCCGATCTCGATCTAATCGGCTTCGGCGAGATGTACGATGCGCTCAACAAGGCGCGCAACGCCGCCCCCGATCTGCTGATCCTCGCCGACGGCGATCACGGCTACGGTAACGCGATGAACGTGCAGCGCACCGTCGCCGCCTATGGCCGCGCCGGGGCCGCCGCCGTGCTGATCGAAGACAAGCTGACCCCGCGCGCCCTCACCGCTGCGGGCAAGCCTTGCTTGCCCTTCGAAGAAGCGCGCATGAAAATCCGCGCCGCCGTCGCCGCCGCGAAGGAAACCGGCATTCTGGTCATGGCGCGCACCGATTGCCGCCCCACACTCGGCATCGACGAAGCCGTCGCGCGTATCGAGATGTATGTGGCCGAAGGGGCCGCGATCACCTTTCTCGACTCACCCGCCGACGAAAACGAAATCCGTCGCGCGGTCGCGGCATCGGGCAAGGCACCGGCTTTCTCGGTGCTCACGCCCGGCCAGCCGCGCGCCGCACCGTCGCAGAAGGACGCCGCCGCGTTGGGCCTGAAGATCGGTACCTATCCGACCGGCATGTTGTCGCCGGCCATCGCAGGTATGCAAGCCGGCCTCGATGCCATCGGTTCGGGTGCCGCCGAAGCGCCGGGCGCTTTGCCGGGCAAGAAGCTGCGCGAAGTGCTGGGCTACGACGCTTACGACGCCCACGCGAAGCAGTTCGTCGCCGGAACGTGA
- a CDS encoding CHAT domain-containing protein, which produces MFGALVACQPEERPVVSLDQARRTATTFQAQSFRAPPRSVNDIAAIIEARRPDTARLAEAQALADSAPTDRERADAGELAAYYTRRAAAAEFLGRAAQRADDLRLAYEAGVIAGGDALIGARRIQTWTVAELNRGHTAKAIELSRQRIEASPNASWELQARANLLTAYIQFGDLAAAQSELPKIDANLASVRSNFFFAAWVGQSSEFAAARAHALYALGSGNYADAERHLRAALAANAALVRDETSIVRNNNLPPNAMTGSGLYARQELSRVLARQGRLVEAESEARLVVVERLEKWGRDAPETAWAIAGLADVLREQGRFADSERLAQLAYDALDKPGIAPDSAMFVRVAQLLAGAQTARRDYARAAATYAELRRRLASNAALSELVFERGLGWGIVALQTGDAAEARRVFGRVATHGATFFGPDHVETLLARGLAAVAAMRGGDAFGARAELAQVAPALLEGALRAGIADDGASDRDALIRLVVEAAIGALEDSQSPDAAAESFRLADAIRGRSVQRALAQSSARVAAADGTLATLVREEQDTQKQLGALRAVLTDMLASAAPDAAAARELRGRIETLRVAREAIAREIETRFPDYAELIDPRPVTIERVRAMLRDDEALIATYVGEERGFVWAVRKSGPVAFAGIAKGRGAIAAAVAKLRAALDPNASVLGDIPAFDVETAHKLYDDLLRPVEAGFAGAASLLVVPHDALGQLPFGVLVTAPARPVLDGEGTALFSGYRAVPFLIRKADVTQLPSVASLASLRGLPAPLTARKPFVGFGDPWFSAAQMAEAQSTAATQVAAVTTRGLQTRSISLVRRNAPATRTIDSAELAILPRLPDTADELRGVARALGAGTSDVILGAAANERAVAAMDLSDRKVVMFATHGLVPGDLNGLTQPALALSAPDVAGVDGDGLLTLDEILGLKLDADWVVLSACNTATGDGAGAEAVSGLGRAFFYAGTRALLVTNWPVETTSARTLTTDLFARQAADATLGRAAALRQTMLAMIDGPGFVDPQSGRTVFAYSHPIFWAPFALVGDNAGGATRIAGLR; this is translated from the coding sequence TTGTTTGGAGCGCTTGTCGCCTGTCAACCGGAGGAGCGTCCGGTCGTCAGCCTCGATCAAGCGCGGCGTACGGCCACGACCTTCCAAGCGCAGAGTTTCCGCGCACCGCCGCGCAGCGTTAACGACATCGCCGCGATCATCGAAGCGCGGCGGCCCGATACGGCGCGGCTAGCCGAAGCGCAAGCGCTCGCGGACTCGGCGCCGACGGATCGCGAGCGCGCCGACGCGGGCGAACTTGCCGCGTATTACACCCGCCGTGCCGCTGCCGCCGAGTTTCTCGGACGTGCTGCGCAACGCGCCGACGATTTGCGCCTAGCCTATGAGGCCGGCGTCATCGCGGGCGGCGACGCGCTAATCGGCGCGCGGCGGATTCAAACTTGGACGGTCGCCGAGCTCAATCGCGGCCATACCGCCAAAGCGATCGAATTGAGCCGCCAGCGGATCGAAGCGTCGCCGAACGCGTCGTGGGAACTTCAGGCGCGCGCCAATCTGTTGACCGCCTATATCCAGTTCGGAGACCTCGCCGCCGCACAAAGTGAACTCCCGAAGATCGACGCCAATCTGGCGAGCGTGCGGTCGAACTTCTTTTTTGCCGCTTGGGTCGGTCAGTCCAGCGAGTTCGCCGCGGCGCGCGCCCATGCGCTGTACGCGCTGGGCTCAGGCAACTACGCGGATGCGGAGCGGCATTTGCGCGCCGCGTTGGCCGCCAACGCGGCGCTGGTGCGCGACGAAACTTCGATCGTGCGCAACAACAATCTGCCGCCCAATGCGATGACGGGCAGTGGGCTCTACGCGAGGCAGGAATTGTCGCGCGTTTTGGCGCGCCAAGGTCGGCTGGTCGAAGCGGAAAGCGAAGCCCGGCTCGTGGTCGTCGAACGGCTGGAGAAATGGGGCCGCGATGCGCCGGAAACAGCCTGGGCGATCGCAGGTCTCGCCGATGTGCTGCGCGAGCAGGGCCGTTTCGCCGATAGCGAACGCTTGGCGCAGCTGGCCTACGACGCGCTCGATAAACCGGGGATCGCGCCCGATTCTGCGATGTTCGTGCGCGTGGCGCAGCTGCTGGCCGGCGCACAAACGGCGCGGCGGGACTATGCGCGTGCGGCCGCCACCTATGCGGAGCTGCGCCGCCGCCTCGCGTCGAACGCGGCCTTGAGCGAGCTGGTGTTCGAGCGCGGCTTAGGATGGGGCATCGTGGCGTTGCAGACCGGCGATGCGGCCGAGGCGCGGCGGGTGTTCGGGCGCGTCGCGACGCATGGCGCGACGTTTTTCGGCCCCGACCATGTCGAAACGCTGCTGGCGCGCGGATTGGCGGCGGTCGCAGCCATGCGCGGCGGCGACGCGTTCGGCGCACGCGCGGAGTTGGCGCAAGTGGCGCCCGCGTTGTTGGAAGGGGCACTGCGTGCCGGAATCGCGGACGACGGCGCGTCCGACCGCGACGCGTTGATCCGGCTGGTCGTCGAAGCCGCGATCGGCGCGCTGGAGGATTCGCAATCGCCCGACGCGGCGGCCGAATCATTCCGGCTCGCCGACGCGATCCGCGGGCGCAGCGTGCAGCGCGCCCTGGCGCAGTCCTCCGCGCGGGTCGCCGCCGCGGACGGGACGCTCGCGACCTTGGTGCGCGAAGAGCAGGACACCCAGAAGCAGTTGGGCGCGCTGCGCGCGGTGCTGACGGATATGTTGGCGTCGGCGGCACCGGACGCCGCCGCCGCGCGCGAACTTCGCGGCCGTATCGAGACGTTGCGCGTCGCGCGCGAGGCGATCGCGCGGGAAATCGAAACGCGTTTCCCCGATTATGCCGAGCTGATCGATCCGCGCCCCGTGACGATCGAGCGGGTGCGCGCGATGCTGCGCGACGACGAAGCGCTGATCGCGACCTATGTCGGCGAGGAACGCGGCTTCGTCTGGGCGGTCCGCAAATCGGGACCGGTCGCGTTCGCCGGTATCGCGAAGGGGCGCGGCGCGATCGCGGCGGCGGTCGCGAAATTGCGCGCGGCACTCGACCCGAACGCGAGCGTGCTGGGCGACATTCCCGCTTTTGACGTCGAGACCGCGCACAAGCTTTACGATGATCTCCTGCGCCCGGTCGAGGCGGGGTTCGCGGGGGCCGCGTCGCTGTTGGTCGTGCCGCACGACGCGTTGGGGCAACTGCCGTTCGGCGTGCTGGTGACCGCACCCGCGCGGCCGGTGCTCGACGGCGAAGGGACGGCGTTGTTCTCCGGCTATCGCGCGGTGCCGTTCCTGATCCGCAAAGCGGACGTGACGCAGTTGCCGTCGGTCGCGTCGCTCGCGTCGTTGCGCGGCTTGCCGGCCCCATTGACCGCGCGCAAACCCTTCGTCGGCTTCGGCGACCCCTGGTTTAGCGCCGCCCAGATGGCCGAAGCGCAAAGCACGGCGGCGACGCAGGTCGCGGCCGTGACGACGCGAGGTTTGCAGACGCGTAGCATTTCGCTGGTGCGTCGCAACGCGCCCGCGACGCGCACGATCGACAGCGCCGAACTCGCGATTCTGCCACGTCTGCCGGACACGGCCGACGAATTGCGCGGCGTGGCGCGGGCGTTGGGGGCGGGAACGTCCGACGTAATCCTTGGCGCCGCCGCCAACGAGCGCGCGGTTGCGGCGATGGATTTGAGCGACCGCAAGGTTGTCATGTTCGCCACGCACGGTCTGGTCCCCGGCGATCTCAACGGGCTGACGCAGCCCGCACTCGCCTTGTCCGCGCCAGACGTCGCGGGCGTCGATGGCGACGGCCTGCTGACGCTCGACGAGATTCTGGGGCTGAAGCTCGACGCCGATTGGGTCGTACTGTCGGCGTGCAACACGGCGACGGGCGACGGCGCGGGCGCCGAAGCCGTTTCGGGGCTTGGCCGCGCCTTCTTCTATGCGGGCACGCGCGCGTTGCTCGTCACCAACTGGCCGGTCGAGACGACGAGCGCACGCACGCTGACGACCGATCTGTTTGCCCGCCAAGCGGCCGACGCGACGTTGGGCCGCGCGGCGGCGCTGCGCCAGACGATGCTGGCGATGATCGACGGGCCGGGCTTCGTCGATCCGCAGAGCGGGCGGACGGTGTTCGCCTATTCCCACCCGATCTTCTGGGCGCCGTTCGCCCTGGTCGGCGACAATGCCGGCGGTGCAACGCGCATCGCAGGGCTTCGTTGA
- a CDS encoding dienelactone hydrolase family protein encodes MKSNIIRMLTAVSVAALLLAACGGQERYDARMAEYATIQPTVDIRVPLGAGPFPAVVLLHNCAGIEGDRGGQITRDWAGFLIANGYAVVMPDSFVPRGLRGGVCERPGSQWPAAYVRGGDAYVALRAAQADARIDGRRIAVMGGSNGGVATLAAANADMIKEYGWLAPSQPGFVQAISFYPECGLSYGTWQVQSRTPKIASTGSFKPAMPVLILIGSADNWTPASSCEAMLRESAGQPIEMKIYPGAHHGFDTPSPGVFHNPRVYNSNNPSGGATTGQNPAAREDSRRVVLALLGEKLARK; translated from the coding sequence ATGAAATCGAACATCATCCGTATGCTCACCGCCGTTTCCGTCGCGGCACTGTTGCTCGCAGCTTGCGGCGGTCAGGAGCGTTACGACGCGCGAATGGCCGAGTACGCTACGATCCAGCCGACTGTCGATATCCGTGTGCCGCTGGGGGCCGGACCGTTTCCGGCAGTCGTATTGCTGCACAATTGCGCGGGTATCGAAGGCGATCGCGGCGGTCAGATCACGCGCGACTGGGCCGGTTTTCTAATCGCCAATGGTTACGCGGTCGTAATGCCGGATAGCTTCGTTCCACGCGGACTTCGCGGCGGTGTCTGCGAGCGGCCGGGATCGCAATGGCCGGCAGCGTATGTGCGCGGCGGCGACGCCTATGTCGCCCTGCGCGCCGCTCAAGCAGACGCGCGGATCGACGGCCGACGCATCGCTGTTATGGGCGGCTCGAATGGCGGCGTCGCAACGCTCGCGGCGGCGAATGCGGACATGATTAAGGAATACGGCTGGTTGGCGCCATCGCAGCCCGGTTTTGTCCAGGCGATATCGTTCTATCCCGAATGCGGGTTGAGTTACGGGACATGGCAAGTGCAAAGCCGAACGCCGAAAATCGCTTCGACAGGCAGCTTCAAGCCCGCAATGCCGGTGCTGATTTTGATCGGCTCGGCAGACAATTGGACGCCGGCATCGTCGTGCGAAGCGATGCTTCGCGAGTCCGCGGGACAACCGATCGAAATGAAAATCTATCCTGGCGCGCATCACGGCTTCGACACTCCCAGTCCGGGAGTCTTCCACAATCCGCGGGTCTACAATTCGAACAACCCGAGCGGTGGCGCAACGACCGGACAGAACCCGGCGGCGCGCGAAGATTCGCGGCGCGTCGTTCTAGCGCTGTTGGGGGAGAAACTAGCCCGTAAGTGA
- a CDS encoding ribonucleotide-diphosphate reductase subunit beta → MEKFMTKLGLLTPSHSYKPFRYPWAIDYWRRQQQVHWMPEEVPLGEDCKDWAVKLTDAERNLLTQIFRFFTQSDVEVNDNYMERYSRVFRPTEIKMMLAAFSNIETVHIAAYALLLETIGMPDSEFAAFTDYKAMKDKHDYMQRFGVETDADIARTLAMFGAFTEGLQLFASFAMLLNFPRRNKMRGMGQIVSWSVRDESLHCEGMIKLFHAFAAETQCLTPSVRDDIVDCCKTVVGLEDRFIDLAFEMGPVDGMTPDDIKRYIRFIADWRLSQLGLPTIYRIGEHPLPWLSEILNGVEHANFFEARATEYSKGATKGAWHGAEGVWANFDKRMTGRLPSLTG, encoded by the coding sequence ATGGAAAAGTTCATGACGAAACTCGGCCTTCTGACGCCCAGCCACAGCTACAAGCCCTTCCGCTACCCCTGGGCCATCGATTACTGGCGCCGCCAGCAGCAAGTCCATTGGATGCCCGAGGAAGTGCCGCTGGGCGAAGACTGCAAGGATTGGGCGGTGAAGCTCACCGACGCCGAGCGCAATCTGCTGACCCAGATTTTCCGCTTCTTCACCCAATCCGACGTCGAGGTGAACGACAACTACATGGAGCGCTATTCGCGCGTCTTCCGGCCGACCGAAATCAAGATGATGTTGGCGGCATTCTCCAATATCGAAACCGTGCATATCGCCGCCTACGCGCTGCTGCTCGAAACCATCGGTATGCCGGATTCTGAATTCGCCGCCTTCACCGACTACAAGGCGATGAAGGACAAGCACGACTATATGCAGCGTTTCGGCGTCGAGACGGACGCGGATATCGCGCGCACGCTCGCCATGTTCGGCGCCTTCACCGAAGGGCTGCAGCTTTTCGCGAGTTTCGCGATGCTGCTGAACTTCCCCCGCCGCAACAAGATGCGCGGCATGGGGCAGATCGTGTCGTGGTCGGTGCGCGACGAAAGCTTGCATTGCGAAGGCATGATAAAGCTGTTCCACGCTTTCGCCGCCGAAACGCAATGCCTGACGCCGTCGGTGCGCGACGACATCGTCGATTGCTGCAAGACCGTCGTCGGCCTCGAGGATCGCTTTATCGATCTCGCCTTCGAGATGGGCCCGGTCGACGGCATGACGCCCGACGACATCAAGCGCTATATCCGTTTCATCGCGGATTGGCGCCTGTCGCAGCTTGGGCTTCCCACGATCTATCGCATCGGCGAGCACCCGCTGCCGTGGCTCAGCGAAATCCTCAACGGCGTCGAGCACGCCAATTTCTTCGAAGCGCGCGCGACCGAGTATTCGAAGGGCGCCACGAAGGGGGCGTGGCACGGCGCCGAGGGCGTATGGGCGAATTTCGATAAACGCATGACGGGGCGCTTACCGTCACTTACGGGCTAG
- a CDS encoding ribonucleoside-diphosphate reductase subunit alpha has product MQNLLEIGPGRFVRHTQVMPARPQLALVPPSLRIDRSRDALLTEFGKDTLNDRYLLPGESYQDLFARVARQYADDPAHAQRLYDYMSKLWFMPATPILSNGGAGRGLPISCFLNSVNDSLDGIVGTWNENVFLASNGGGIGTYWGGVRSIGEPVKGSGQTSGIIPFLRVMDSLTLAISQGSLRRGSAAVYLDVHHPEIEEFLEIRKPSGDFNRKSLNLHHGINITDEFMMAVRNDAEFGLRSPKTGAVLRKVNARLIWQKILELRLQTGEPYLLFVDAVNRGLAPHQRELGLKVRQSNLCSEIMLATGTDHLGKDRTAVCCLSSINIETWAEWSAEPRFVEDVMRFLDNVLQDFIDHAPGSMDRARYSAMRERSVGLGVMGFHSFLQAQGVPFESAMAKAWNMRVFKHIRAAADAASVKLAHERGPCPDAAERGVMERFSHKMAIAPTASISIICGGVSACVEPIPANVYTHKTLSGSTAVKNPHLRRMLASKGLDTDAVWKSILENEGSVAHLDGLSDDEKAVFRTAFEIDQRWVVELAGDRTPFICQGQSINLYLPSDIDKWDLMMLHWTAWERGLKSLYYCRSKSIQRAAIAGQTETKVEGPTLSAKTDYEECLACQ; this is encoded by the coding sequence ATGCAAAACCTCCTCGAGATCGGTCCCGGCCGCTTCGTTCGCCATACGCAAGTGATGCCCGCGCGCCCGCAATTGGCGCTGGTGCCGCCGAGCTTGCGCATCGACCGCAGCCGCGACGCGCTGCTGACCGAGTTCGGCAAGGACACGCTGAACGATCGCTATCTTCTGCCCGGCGAGTCCTATCAAGATCTGTTCGCGCGCGTGGCGCGCCAATACGCCGACGACCCCGCCCACGCCCAGCGGCTTTACGACTATATGTCGAAGCTGTGGTTCATGCCGGCCACACCGATCCTCAGCAATGGCGGTGCCGGGCGCGGCCTGCCGATTTCGTGCTTCCTCAACTCGGTGAACGACTCCCTCGACGGCATCGTCGGCACGTGGAACGAGAACGTGTTCCTCGCGTCGAACGGCGGCGGGATCGGCACCTATTGGGGCGGCGTGCGCTCGATCGGCGAACCGGTGAAGGGCTCGGGCCAGACCTCCGGCATCATTCCGTTCCTGCGCGTGATGGACTCGCTCACCCTCGCGATCTCGCAAGGCTCGCTGCGGCGTGGCTCGGCCGCCGTCTATCTCGACGTGCATCACCCGGAGATCGAGGAGTTCCTCGAAATCCGCAAGCCGTCGGGCGATTTCAACCGCAAGAGCCTCAATCTCCATCACGGCATCAACATCACCGACGAATTCATGATGGCGGTGCGCAACGACGCCGAGTTCGGCCTGCGCAGCCCGAAGACCGGCGCCGTTCTGCGCAAAGTGAACGCGCGCTTGATCTGGCAGAAAATTCTGGAGCTGCGCTTGCAGACGGGCGAGCCCTATCTGCTCTTTGTTGATGCCGTAAACCGTGGCCTTGCGCCCCATCAGCGCGAATTGGGCTTGAAGGTTCGCCAGTCGAATCTGTGCAGCGAGATCATGCTGGCGACGGGCACCGACCATCTCGGCAAGGACCGCACGGCGGTGTGCTGCCTGTCCTCGATCAATATCGAGACATGGGCCGAATGGTCGGCCGAGCCGCGTTTCGTCGAAGACGTCATGCGCTTCCTCGACAACGTGTTGCAGGATTTCATCGACCACGCGCCCGGCAGCATGGACCGCGCGCGCTATTCCGCGATGCGCGAGCGTTCGGTGGGTTTGGGCGTCATGGGTTTCCATTCCTTCCTGCAAGCCCAAGGCGTGCCGTTCGAAAGCGCCATGGCCAAGGCGTGGAACATGCGCGTGTTCAAGCATATCCGCGCGGCGGCCGACGCGGCGTCGGTGAAGCTCGCCCATGAGCGCGGCCCCTGCCCCGACGCCGCCGAGCGCGGCGTGATGGAACGCTTCAGCCATAAAATGGCGATCGCGCCGACGGCGTCGATCAGCATCATCTGCGGCGGCGTGTCCGCGTGCGTCGAGCCTATCCCGGCGAATGTCTATACGCACAAGACGCTGTCGGGCTCGACGGCGGTCAAAAACCCGCATCTGCGCCGCATGCTGGCGTCGAAGGGGCTCGACACCGACGCGGTGTGGAAATCGATCCTCGAGAACGAAGGCTCGGTCGCGCATCTCGACGGCTTAAGCGACGACGAGAAAGCCGTGTTCCGTACGGCGTTCGAGATCGATCAGCGCTGGGTCGTCGAGCTTGCCGGCGATCGCACGCCGTTCATCTGCCAGGGCCAGTCGATCAATCTCTATCTGCCAAGCGACATCGACAAATGGGATTTGATGATGCTGCATTGGACGGCGTGGGAACGCGGGCTCAAGAGCCTCTATTACTGCCGCTCCAAATCCATCCAGCGCGCCGCGATCGCGGGACAGACCGAAACGAAAGTCGAAGGCCCGACGCTCTCGGCCAAGACCGATTACGAAGAATGCTTGGCGTGCCAGTGA
- a CDS encoding S-(hydroxymethyl)glutathione dehydrogenase/class III alcohol dehydrogenase: MKVRAAVAWEAGKPLEIETVDLEGPREGEVLVEVKATGICHTDKYTLSGADPEGLFPAILGHEGAGVVVEVGPGVKSLKKDDHVIPLYTPECRQCEYCLSRKTNLCQAIRTTQGKGLMPDGSSRFSCRGKTIHHYMGTSTFANYTVLPEIALAKIRPDAPFDKVCYIGCGVTTGIGAVIYTARVQPGSRVVVFGLGGIGLNVIQGAKMVGAEMIVGVDINPGREKLARKFGLTHFVNPKDVKGDIVGHLVELTKGGADYTFECVGNPTLMRQALECCHKGWGVSTIIGVAAAGQEISTRPFQLVTGRVWQGSAFGGARGRTDVPNIVDWYMDGRINIDDMITHTMPLEKINDAFDLMTKGESIRSVVIY, encoded by the coding sequence ATGAAAGTTCGCGCCGCCGTCGCTTGGGAAGCGGGCAAGCCGCTTGAAATCGAAACCGTCGATCTCGAAGGCCCGCGCGAGGGCGAAGTCCTGGTCGAGGTGAAGGCGACCGGCATCTGTCACACCGACAAATACACGTTGTCGGGTGCCGATCCCGAAGGTCTATTTCCGGCGATTCTGGGCCATGAAGGTGCGGGCGTGGTGGTCGAAGTCGGCCCCGGCGTGAAGAGCCTGAAGAAGGACGATCACGTCATTCCGCTCTACACGCCCGAATGCCGCCAGTGCGAATACTGCCTGTCGCGCAAAACCAATCTCTGCCAGGCGATCCGCACGACGCAGGGAAAGGGCTTGATGCCCGACGGCTCCAGCCGCTTCTCCTGCCGCGGCAAGACGATCCATCACTATATGGGCACGTCGACCTTCGCGAACTACACCGTGCTGCCCGAAATCGCGCTGGCGAAAATCCGCCCCGACGCGCCGTTCGACAAGGTTTGCTATATCGGCTGCGGTGTGACGACCGGCATCGGCGCCGTCATCTACACCGCGCGCGTGCAGCCGGGTTCGCGCGTCGTCGTGTTCGGCCTGGGCGGCATCGGCCTCAACGTCATCCAAGGCGCCAAGATGGTGGGTGCCGAGATGATCGTCGGCGTCGACATCAATCCGGGCCGCGAGAAGCTCGCGCGCAAATTCGGCCTGACGCATTTCGTCAATCCGAAGGACGTGAAGGGCGATATCGTCGGCCATTTGGTGGAACTCACCAAAGGCGGGGCCGACTACACATTCGAATGCGTCGGCAATCCCACGCTGATGCGCCAAGCGTTGGAGTGCTGCCACAAGGGCTGGGGCGTTTCGACGATCATCGGCGTGGCCGCCGCCGGTCAGGAAATCTCGACCCGGCCGTTCCAGCTCGTCACCGGCCGCGTGTGGCAGGGTTCGGCCTTCGGCGGGGCGCGCGGTCGCACCGACGTGCCGAACATCGTCGACTGGTACATGGACGGGCGGATCAATATCGACGACATGATCACGCACACCATGCCGCTCGAAAAGATCAACGACGCCTTCGACCTGATGACGAAGGGCGAGTCGATCCGCTCGGTGGTGATCTACTGA
- the fghA gene encoding S-formylglutathione hydrolase: MSAIETISAHRCFDGTLGYYKHQSAETKTAMKFAVFVPPQAAKGKVPALYFLAGLTCTEETFMIKAGAQRFAAEHGIMLVVCDTSPRGLGLPGEDADWDFGTGAGFYLDATAEPWAGHYRMFSYVNSELPGIVEANFPALPGIRGISGHSMGGHGALTIGLRAPENWRSVSAFAPISNPVAVPWGEKAFGNYLGPDRAAWKAWDASELMRKAPRTDTILVDQGMSDQFLTSQLHPEALEQAAAASGQKLVLNRRDGYDHSYWFIQSFVADHIAFHAKALKA, from the coding sequence ATGTCGGCGATCGAGACGATCTCCGCCCATCGCTGCTTCGACGGCACGCTGGGTTACTACAAGCACCAATCGGCCGAGACGAAGACGGCGATGAAATTCGCCGTCTTCGTGCCGCCGCAAGCCGCGAAGGGGAAGGTGCCCGCGCTCTATTTCCTCGCGGGCCTCACCTGCACCGAAGAGACGTTCATGATCAAGGCGGGCGCGCAGCGTTTCGCCGCCGAACACGGGATCATGCTCGTCGTGTGCGATACGTCTCCGCGTGGTCTCGGCCTGCCGGGCGAGGATGCGGATTGGGATTTCGGCACGGGGGCGGGGTTCTATCTCGACGCGACGGCCGAGCCGTGGGCCGGTCATTATCGGATGTTCTCGTATGTGAATTCCGAACTGCCCGGCATCGTCGAAGCAAATTTCCCGGCGTTGCCGGGTATACGCGGTATCTCCGGCCATTCGATGGGCGGGCATGGCGCGCTGACCATCGGTTTGCGCGCGCCGGAAAATTGGCGTTCGGTCTCGGCTTTCGCGCCGATCTCGAATCCCGTTGCCGTGCCGTGGGGCGAGAAGGCGTTCGGCAATTATCTCGGCCCCGACCGCGCGGCGTGGAAAGCGTGGGACGCGTCCGAGTTGATGCGCAAAGCGCCGCGAACGGACACGATCCTGGTCGATCAAGGCATGTCGGACCAGTTCCTGACCAGTCAGCTTCATCCCGAAGCGTTGGAACAGGCGGCGGCCGCATCGGGACAAAAACTCGTCCTCAACCGGCGCGACGGCTACGACCATTCCTATTGGTTCATTCAGAGCTTCGTCGCCGATCACATCGCGTTTCACGCGAAGGCGCTGAAGGCATAG